Sequence from the Fusarium oxysporum Fo47 chromosome VI, complete sequence genome:
CTGGTCAGACACTTACCAATGGAGAGCAAAACCGAGACGGCTCATGTAACGGTATTCGTAAGTTTTACGATTCCCTCTTTCCTCTCTACATATACTGACTCCTACAGCTATGGGAAAGATTCCTGGAGCCAACAACATGGTTTCTTCAGTCTTCACATCGCCTCAAAACGGTGACAACGTTGAAGCCAATCAAGACTTTGATATCTCCGTGCAGTTTATCAACTTTGCACCTGGCTCGTTCACTAATGCAACAACCACCTACTATTCTGCTCCTCAGGACCTCGACGGTGGTGGTAACATCATCGGCCATACCCACGTCACTGTTCAGGACACTGGCGATAGTCTGAACCCTACTCAGCCTTTGGACCCTCAGCAGTTTGCCTTCTTCAAGGGTATCAACGATGCTGGTAACGGCCAAGGTCTCCTCACCGCCAAGGTTGACGGCGGTCTGCCTGCCGGTAACTACCGTATCTGCAGTATGTCTGCCGCATCCAACCATCAGCCTGTCCTCATGCCTGTTGCTCAGAGAGGAGCACAGGATGACTGCATCCGTATCACCGTCGGAGGTGGCAATGGCGGCAACAATGGCGGCAACAACGGTGGCAACAACGGAGGTCAGGGTGGCCAGGGCGGTAACAATGGAGGTAACAACGGAGGTCAAGCTGGTGGCCAGAACGGCGGCAACCAAGGTGGCCAAGGCGGTGATCAAAACGGAGGTCAGGGAGGTGATCAGAACGGAGGCCAAGGCGGTGGCCAGAACGGAGGAGACCAAGCTGCTGATGCCGGCGGTGACCAGAATGCTGGCGGCCAAGGTGGTGATCAGAACGGAGGTCAAGGCGGTGGCCAGAACGGAGGAGACCAAGCTGCTGATGCCGGTGGTGATCAGAACGGAGGTCAAGGCGGTGGCCAGAACGGAGGAGACCAAGCTGCTGATGCCGGTGGTGATCAGAACGGAGGTCAGGGAGGTGATCAGAACGGAGGCCAAGGCGGCGACCAAAACGGAGGCCAAGGCGGCGACCAAAACGGAGGTCAAGGCGGTGACCAGGGCGGCCAAGGTGGTGACCAGAATGGCGGCGGTGGCCAGGGTGGTCAGGGTGGTCAGGGAGGTCAGGGTGGCCAAGGCGGTAACGGAGGTGGTTTCGGCCGCGGCGGCTTCGGTGGTTTCCAGGCGGCTTCAGCAGGGGGTGAGTCTGGCAACAAGACGGCCTCAGCAGCATGAAGACTATGACTGGTTATCAAAGAGGGATAGACAGAGCCATTCGACTTGGCCGTGGCCCTGGCGGTTTTCGGTGTGAGTATCAGTGGTGGTCCCTAATTCGAGAATACTATTTCGCTCGAACAAGGACAGTAATCAGGGTGGAGTTTGGGTGTCTGCCTAGTTAGAATGGTTTTGGGTTTACATACATCTATGGACAAtagatgatggatggatatgAGCTGGAGGTGAATGTACGTCAAGATATGTTGTTTATTAGTTGAATAAGATTTGGTCACTTAATTACGATTGTCTTTGGAGTTGTGATTATCTGCTCTGATAGCTGGTCGCTCTGTGTATACACTGAAAAGAGCAAGACAATGGTGTTGAGGCGTGGACTGGACTATACTTAGTCAGGGTAGTTGTCGCAGAGTTGTGATATGAAACGGGCCTATCAGGGCTCAAACAACAACAGTTTCGTAGCGAGTATAACAAAAGATCAAGTGGGTGTTCAAGTTATAGGATGGCGGTTATATGTAACAGTCATCAGCATGGACAGGGAAACCGTTGCACAGCCTACTTTGATTTTAGGTAAGTTTGAGGACTCAAAAtagcttttttttatagtGGTCCTATGTCAAAGTGACATGATATTCTTGCGGATATAGAATGTAGTTTTAGCCAATCAATCAAGCACACAATTTCATTCTGTGGGCAACCGACACTCTCGGAGACCTTCTCTCTCACATTGTATCTGCACATGAACCACTATAAATGACGACCTTATATAAGGGTAGTCTTTGTTAACTTCTCCTGGATGTTTCTGTTTGTCAACGAGttggttttctttttttttatgATTGACACGACTATGGATATGTAAGTTTGTTACCCTGTACACAAGACATGCTTGCCTGGGAGCTTTCAATagtaaataaaaatatatttaaatatatgTAGAGAATCTCAGTAAAGAATCCATATGGCCTGGTAGTCTCCTTTGAGGAAAGATATAAGTGTCGGAGAATGCCAAATGCCCGCTGAACTCTTGTGTAACCATGAGCATTTGGGACAGGGGATTATCACATGTCAACATACAGATGTAATGGGTAAGAAGGTCGCAAAACCGATCAACTGATAATTTACTCTTGTCGTTAATTTAGGGCATATTATTGCTAGAATTGGCCTTCAAAATCACTAGAGTTTCTTTCTTCTAGTAACTTCAGAGGTTAAGGTTGGGAGGAGTATAACTCAAGGTCCAACTTGCCAGTGATACTTTATCCTTGAGTTCTGCAACGCAACTGCCTTGTCAAAAGTATGAGTAAGACACACCTTCTCCCGCTATTTGCCCATGGTGAACCTGAATTTCAATACTGCAATGAGGTAGCACTTGAACCGCTGACTGACCTTGTGTTGAATTCATATGAGACATTCGCTTGCTCTCCCTCcagccaacatcaagcatCCCAGATCCACAGGCATTGGCATCAGGTCTTGATACATGAGACAGAAATTCAACACTGTTTACTGCTTTTGTCAACAGAGGCTTTACGGGATCGCCACAGACCAGTCTAAGGCCTGAAAGCAGTTGAGTTTCGTCTCGGCTGACCACATTCCAAGCAACCAACCATCAAATACAAGGTCCGCCAGACCTTGTCCTGACAAAAAGAACCCTGTTCTAGAAGAAAGTATATCCGCTCTCCCCGCCCAAGCAGGCCTGGCTCATCCAACGGCCTCAGCGAAATAAACTCGAAGCCTTACCTCGTCTCGCCTAGGGCTACGGTCCATCCCTAGCCTAGACCACTCTGTCTGACGCCCGACACGACTCATGGAAGCACAAGATCATGGATAAGGGCCCTAGCCTGGGATCACTCGTAGGGATCTGCCGATCATTTATGGGTTTGGGTTCTGCCTTCAACTCATGTGCTGGCAATGTTGTACTCACAAGAGAAAACATCGACTACCTCTACCACCGGTCACGCGTAAGTGCGAGATACAACTCGATCGCCATAACTCGGAGATATTCCAGcggttgatgatgagccaTCTCGAATCTCCGAGTGATTGCACTTCCTGACGTGACTCCTCAGATTATGCTGGGACTTTCTCGTATCCTCAACACCGCAGAGTATAGACTAGACCTGAGTTGAGACATTTCAGAGGAACTTGACTGTCAAGGATTTCAAAAATAAACACCATGTCGAATCTCAGCCATATTGGCGTCGATGGCTATATAGGAAAGGAGAGGGAATTCGAGACATTCGGCCCTGAAGATAGTGGGGATGGCTCAGGCAGCCCCCAGCCGACTGTCAACGCTGAGgagatcatcatggctgatggTACTGTCGAGTATGTTGACAAGAATGCCTTCGGCGATGAGCTCGACCGAATGCCTAATGGCTACTATCGGAGTCCTCAGTTCATTGGTACTCTTGCTGTAAGTCTGATATCCAGACCGAGACTGAGAAGGGTACTGATTTTGTTCCATAGGCGCAGTGTCTAGCAAGTACTTGCGCATACCTAGGATGGGTGCTCCCCTCAAATACTCTGTATGTGTCTTCATCTTGCATTTGCCCCTGTATCAGCCGATCCTTTTCTATGGTACCGTAAGAACTGCGTACGTTCTGTCGAGATTACTAACGTGGATGCCACAGCGCTTTGATAAATGCCGACATTGGTCCTTCCGCTCAAATTGCATGGGTAGCGACAATATGGACTATGGGATCTTCTATTGGCTTTCTTATCATTGGCCGTCTGTCCGATCTATATGGCCGAAAGTGGATGGTCATGAGCACTACTCTACTGGGCCTCATCGGTTGCATTATTGGTGGCACCGCAAAGAGCTTAGGTATGCTCATCGCTTCGAATGGGTGCAATGGTCTTGCAGCTGCTGGGCAGCTCTCCTTTGGCATTGTCTTAGGTGAACTTGTTCCTAACAAGCATCGAGGTCCCATCATGGGTTTTGTCTTCTTGACGTCGATCCCATTTGGAGTCTTTGGCCCAGTCGTAGCCCGAACGATGATCGAGAACATACATGAAGGCTGGCGCTGGAGTTACTATCTGGGCATCATTCTGAGTGTAATCACTCTGGCTCTATATCAGTTCCTCTACCACCCACCAACCTTTTCTCAACTCCACGTCGGGAAGACGAGAATACAGCAAACCAAAGAGCTTGATTGGATTGGCATGTCTCTTTTCACCATTGGATGCGTTCTCTTCCTCGTTGGCCTTTCTTGGGGCGGTACGACATATCCTTGGAAGAGTGCTGAGGTATTGTGCACATTAGTCACTGGTATAATGACCCTTGCCGGCTTCTTTGTATATGGTATGGTTTCTTGATCTCAAATTTCTCTTCAGAGTCCGCTAATACTGTAGGAAGAGGCTTACTTCTGTTCTGTAAAACCCCTGATTCCGTCCAGTGTTTTTAAGAACACTGGGTTCGTCGCGGTAGTCACGTGTGCGACTGTTGCCTCCATGGTTTACTACTCCTTAACAGTTCTCTGGCCTACAATTATCAGCGCACTGTACACCACAGATTCCATCAAAGTTGGCTGGCAGAGCTGCGTGATTGGTGGTGGAGTTGTTCTGGGCCAAGCTATGTCAGGTCTCGCTATTGCCTATGTTCCTCGCCTCAAGATCCAGTGCATATgcgctgctgctcttgttaTGACTTTCATCACGTCGATGTGTTCCCTATCTCCTGACCGGTGGGCAAATACAATCGCATTCGGGTTGATTGCATGCACTGCCGTTGGGTACATTGAGAATGTTGCAGTCACCTGTGTAACTCTGCTCTGGGAACCCCAAGATATCGGCCTAGCATCTGGCATTCTTGGATCGATTCGTGCCCTCGGTGGTGCCATTGCTCAGGCTTTGTATGTCTCTATTCTCAGCAACGAGTTGACCAGGAAGATGCCCGAGTACGTGTCACCAGCTGCAACTAAACTTGGTCTGCCAACCAAATCCCTACCTTCACTCTTTGAGGCTATCAACAAAGGCGATTACTCAGATGTACCCGGTATCAACAAGGCCATCATTGAATCAGTCGGAGATGCCGTTGCCAAAGCCTACACCAACTCACTACATTATGTCTTCTACGCCACTGTACCGTTCTCATGTATCATGCTTGTCGCCGCTTGCTTGGTTCCCGATGCCAAAAAGTTCTTGACGTACAATGTTGCAAAACGTCTCCAGGATAAGAGCTTCCGTAAATCCTCTACCGAAGCCAACGAGGTCGCGGTTCAGGCCATGAATGAATGTCATCCAGATGAGGCTAAAGTGGCATCGCATGTGTAGACTTTCTAGCAATTTTCTTCAGATGGCTGCGATGTTACGAACTGTGTATGAGGACGGGAAATGATACGTGGTAATGGGTAACTAGAGCTTGACAATTCTTTATGGGACGGTACTGATATGAATCGATAGAGTAACATCGATTAGCGGACAGTCGGAGACTAACTCTGTAAAATTGATCAAGACGTTGAGTAAGCAAACTCTTAACATAGCATTGAGGGTTTAGACATGCCAGCAGAAAAGAATATGTAAACCTAGTAAGTGACATGTTCAGTTCAAGTTCGAATTCAACGAGCTTTAGTCCTACTTGTGCAGGATGGAGACGCtttggaggttgaaggaCACGCTTAAATATTATGAAATTCTTATCTGCTCAAGCCTTTAACACATCCAAATAGAAGAGTTCTTAGAACTGTCTGAAAACGCCAAACCAAATCACTATAATCGAATCAACCACGGGCTAGAGAGCTCAGTCTCTAACCGCGCTGAGGACTATCGAAATATCAGTAAGTATGACTCCAACTACTCAACCCATCGAAGGACCGAACTCACGCGCAACCTTGAGGAGTAACTACGCCAAAAGGACAATCGCCAgagagcttctcaacgaTCTGGTTAAAGAACACAGGCGTGACGACAATGCCGGCGCTGACGAGCGAAGCAGCCGCTGAGAGAAGCGTGACAAAGACTGTGGtcttcatgttgatgatgccgatgatgGATATGAATATGTGTATAGTGGCGTGATATTGAGCGGCCAGAAGAGAGTGACACTTGAAGTTACAGAACCAGCTGAAACGAcaaaaaaaataattaacTAGACAGGGtagaagagaaagaaatgcGTAGGGCAAagaattaatatatattttttaatatgTTTAGGGGAAGAACAAAAGAGGAGGGGAAAAGGGAGACAGAGAGAAAATGGAGACGGGAGGCGGCAAAAAATAGGGTGTTACAGGGGCGAGACGGTCGAGGTTTCAGGTTGTGAAACGAAACGAGGCCGTTACTGGTTCGCGAGAGGGAGACTATTATCGAATATGGATATATCATCCGATCCAAAATATTTGAATAGAACATAAAAAAGCATAGAATTAATATCATGAACTACAGAGTGGGAGACATTCAACCCGAAGCTTGCTTTGACCTGGTCTTTAATTCTCAACATAAACCCCCCCCTAGTCCAGCCTATCATCTATAACGTTGCAATACGCAAACTATTCCAACTAGCGACTATAAGGCAACTCGTATCGAATAGACATGGcaaataataaatataaagatCAGAAGCTTCAAGGACCAAATCAACAGGAGCCCAGGAATGATCAACCCAAGCAAAAAAACTTGACCACTAAAACAAAAAGTCCCCGCGTGATGCACGCGTCAGGAATGTATTGAAGCTATAGCAACAGTCGACTATCCTCCAAATCATCAAATCCTTAGTAAACTCCACCGCTTTGATAGTAACTGTCTGGTGCAGGAGCCGAAGGACCATCGCCGGGTGGCACATAAGGCTTGTATTGAGCCtgaccaccagcaccacctTGACTGGGCAGACCATGACGAGCGTCATATCCGCCGGCATTTCCAGGGTTCAGAGGGGGAGGTGTCATGACactctgaggaggagggggagcTGACCCTGTGGGCATGGGAGGGACTTGGGAAGGGTTGTAGCTCTGGTattgttgaggctgctgctgatgcgTTGCATAAGGACCAGGGGGTGGTGCGCTGGCGTTCTCGTTGGGCTCTTCAGGAGAATACACCGAGCTTGAAAATGTGGCAGCCGAAGTCGGTTGGTGTGGGTTGTTGGTTGCTATAGGGGAATCGTAAACAGATGTAGCCAACTCTTGGGCTCCGTATGTGCTACCAGGCCGTCCTCCCGTAGGCGCTTGCGTGTAAGGGTTGTTGCTCTGAGATTGGTTGTAAGGGTTGAAGTTCGGGCCCGGTGTCGAGGTATTGATAGGGGCTGGCTGTTTACCATTGGAAGGAGACTCGTTCCGGGGAGGGTAGGGCTGCGAACCAGCGGGCACCTCAGCTCCTGCTACATAGAAAGGTGCCGGTTGACCTTGAGGTTGGTTCTGGAAGTTAGGGGGAGGAGACGATGCTTGATAAGGAGGTTGTTCTGTAAAAGGTCAAAAAGAGGTTCTTCCATTGCAAGGCCAAAGGACCATCATACCTTGTGGGCCAGGAGTATAATATCTTGAGGGGTCCTGAGGAGCTGCTCCCTGGGGAGGATATCCGCCAGCTTGAGGATAGCCCTGACCGGGACCCGGTCGCATTGCGTATTGCTGGTAGTTGTGCTGAGGAGGGTGGGCCATGGAAGACTCCAACAGAGCCTCGTAGTCCCGTCTAGCCTTGATGAACTTTTCGTTCAGCTGTGTAAAGTCATCTGAGGGATGTTAGTATCATATCCAATCCTGGGGGCCTCCAAtgcttgcccttcttctgaGAGTACTTCTCGATCAGCTTGATAAGCTTGGGTCGAATCGCAAGAGTCTGGTGGTAAAGCTTCTGCAGAACCTGTTAGCATACCGAAAATATTCTGCATCATACTGGGTGCTTACGGAAATCTCCTCGTTATCTTCCTCTCGGGGCGCTGTGTTGGAAGTGCTCAATAACGTGAGGAGCTTCTCAacgttcttgatctcggcgaACACCTCGGCTTCCATCTGAGCCTCGCGTTGTAATTCATCCGGTGTGGGATCGGTGAGCTTTTCGACATAGTTGAGCGGGAAGATGCCAGTCTTGCCCCTGAGAGAGCCTCGCCACCAGTCCTTGTATACACTCTCGAGAACAGCAATCACATCACCCTTCTTGAATTCCAGCTCTCCGGGCTCAGAAGGAGCAAAGTCGAAGAGCGCACGTACCCGGCTCACCGTGGCCGCTGTAGTTCCAGCTGGCGCAGAAGGAGCAGGGCTCTCTGTCTGGCCACTAGGACCGGCTTGTGCGCCTGGGCTGCTTGCAGCAGTCTTCTTgcgctcctcctcctgcagACTCAATTTGAGAGCCATCTGCAattcatcctcttccttctggcGATCGAGCTCGGTGAGGCCCTGCTTTTGAGGAGCACTTGGGGGCTGGATGTTCGGATTGCTTCGTGTGGCACGGTTGTAGGCATCGCTCATAATGCCCAACTCGGGATCGCTGCTGAACATCTCGGACCAGCTCTTCATGTGCTCGATAATTTTAGACTTGACTTGTGTGTGGGTATTACGGTCGTTGGTAAGACGGAGGAGGGCATCTGTAAAGGCACGGCTGGAAAGTTCGCGGTGCATGTTCTTCCCACAGTTTTGGGCTAGTGCATGCGCAAGCTGATTGAGTCAGTAAAACAAGGCTTCACATGACGGCGTGGTATTCAACATACCTCAAGAGTGTAAAGCTGGACATTGGCGTTGCGATGCGCAAGACGCCTAATGATGCTCTGAACAGCCTCCTTGGGGCCATTTTGGTCGTTGCCTACTTTGTCGCAGACCTCGATAATGGCGCCCCAATCCTCAGACGTGAGGTTCTCGTCGGTGGCCTTGGCTATACCGGTGTTAGTCGCAAGAAAGCACATATCGAGACGAGAGAAAGTTATTGAGATTCTCTTGCCCGAAGCCATCAAAGCGGAGGGCGCTACATACTGACGACCTCATCATAAGGgcctgctgctgaggctcgGAACATGGTGGTTGGTGATTTGACTTTGGGTATCAGTTATTGGCGGGGATGTAGTCAACGCGAGAGAGGCGCGGGATGAATTCGTCGGCTGAGAGCCTTGGGTATCTAATGCGAATATCCACCGTATATATAGAAGAATAGTCTCGACGAAAGCGACGATGTTGCTGTTTGGT
This genomic interval carries:
- a CDS encoding uncharacterized protein (expressed protein); its protein translation is MQVKGVIIALLGISAITEAAVVQKRHPLARALQRRQFGGGRFGGGGRGGGGGGNNGGQGNNGGNNGGQGNNGGNNNGGNNGGNNGGGGGGGNTLDANAVQTGSQQDGNNPGSDEQAASATDNNNFINFCAGQTLTNGEQNRDGSCNGIPMGKIPGANNMVSSVFTSPQNGDNVEANQDFDISVQFINFAPGSFTNATTTYYSAPQDLDGGGNIIGHTHVTVQDTGDSLNPTQPLDPQQFAFFKGINDAGNGQGLLTAKVDGGLPAGNYRICSMSAASNHQPVLMPVAQRGAQDDCIRITVGGGNGGNNGGNNGGNNGGQGGQGGNNGGNNGGQAGGQNGGNQGGQGGDQNGGQGGDQNGGQGGGQNGGDQAADAGGDQNAGGQGGDQNGGQGGGQNGGDQAADAGGDQNGGQGGGQNGGDQAADAGGDQNGGQGGDQNGGQGGDQNGGQGGDQNGGQGGDQGGQGGDQNGGGGQGGQGGQGGQGGQGGNGGGFGRGGFGGFQAASAGGESGNKTASAA
- a CDS encoding fungal trichothecene efflux pump is translated as MSNLSHIGVDGYIGKEREFETFGPEDSGDGSGSPQPTVNAEEIIMADGTVEYVDKNAFGDELDRMPNGYYRSPQFIGTLAAQCLASTCAYLGWVLPSNTLALINADIGPSAQIAWVATIWTMGSSIGFLIIGRLSDLYGRKWMVMSTTLLGLIGCIIGGTAKSLGMLIASNGCNGLAAAGQLSFGIVLGELVPNKHRGPIMGFVFLTSIPFGVFGPVVARTMIENIHEGWRWSYYLGIILSVITLALYQFLYHPPTFSQLHVGKTRIQQTKELDWIGMSLFTIGCVLFLVGLSWGGTTYPWKSAEVLCTLVTGIMTLAGFFVYEAYFCSVKPLIPSSVFKNTGFVAVVTCATVASMVYYSLTVLWPTIISALYTTDSIKVGWQSCVIGGGVVLGQAMSGLAIAYVPRLKIQCICAAALVMTFITSMCSLSPDRWANTIAFGLIACTAVGYIENVAVTCVTLLWEPQDIGLASGILGSIRALGGAIAQALYVSILSNELTRKMPEYVSPAATKLGLPTKSLPSLFEAINKGDYSDVPGINKAIIESVGDAVAKAYTNSLHYVFYATVPFSCIMLVAACLVPDAKKFLTYNVAKRLQDKSFRKSSTEANEVAVQAMNECHPDEAKVASHV